The proteins below come from a single Candidatus Neomarinimicrobiota bacterium genomic window:
- a CDS encoding TIR domain-containing protein yields the protein MLIVLILIQNIIGTSAAGFQDASLWEKAKEKGDKAIKAMIDKGLENTSVTVVCVTHGTSNRKYINYEINQSLAKGNGLVAIQIHHFEDQNGEEGSPGAIPVQIKENGFKAYKYTNKDALARWIEAAEKLAGK from the coding sequence TTGCTGATTGTTTTGATCTTGATCCAAAACATCATTGGCACTTCAGCTGCAGGGTTCCAAGATGCTTCTCTATGGGAAAAAGCAAAGGAAAAGGGCGATAAGGCAATCAAAGCAATGATTGACAAAGGTCTTGAAAATACATCTGTAACTGTGGTGTGTGTAACACATGGTACTTCAAATAGAAAATATATTAATTATGAAATAAACCAATCGCTTGCGAAAGGGAATGGTCTTGTTGCAATCCAAATTCATCATTTTGAAGACCAGAACGGTGAAGAAGGTTCCCCCGGAGCTATCCCCGTACAGATAAAAGAGAATGGATTTAAAGCTTATAAATACACCAATAAAGATGCATTGGCACGCTGGATTGAGGCAGCCGAAAAATTAGCAGGTAAATAA